The DNA region ATGAGAATGGCTTGCTTGATATTATTCATGGGCGTATTTTCCTTTTTAAGGGAAACTCTCAACAGGCGGCACAGGAATTCGAGCAAGCCGAGAGAAGGTTTGACGAAGACGGCAGGAACGTGGAATCCACTGTCGCTCGCGTATGGCGCGCCGCTGCTTACTATCAGGCTGGAAAGGTTGACGACGTTCTTGAAATTTTCTCGAAGTTATCTGTAGATCGTCGAAAAATTCCAAATACGGTCCTGATCGCCGTCATCCAGGCTCGAGAGTGGTTTCATGATTTTCAAGTGCGGAATAAAATTCCCCGCACAGTTCGGGATATTTTTTCACAGGCGGAACGGCTTTCCGGGAAAATACCTGCTATTCGTCGTCAGTTGCGGCGACAGGCGCGCGCGGTTCCCAGCCCGGCTCCTCATCTTACCATTCAGGCTTTGGGGCGGGCGGTGGTAAGCATTGATGGGAGGCAATTGACTCTTTCGGATTGGCAGACCCAGTCGGTGCGGGACTTGTTCTTTTATTTTCTGGCGGCATCCAAACCGCAGACCAAGGAACAGATCGGTGAGACGCTTTGGCCCGATGTGTTCGAACCATCCAAATTAAAACTGCGTTTCAAAAACGAGATTTATCGTCTGCGCCGGGCAGTCGGGCAGGATGTAATTCTCTTTCAAGATGTCTTTTACTTTTTCAACCGAAATCTGGATTATGAATATGATGTTGAAGCCTTCGAAGCTTTCCTTGCAAGGGCAAAAGCGGCGGAGAATCCCCAAGACCAGGTCGATTTTTTCAAAAAAGCGGTGGATCTGTTTGCGGGTCCATATCTGGCAGATGTATATTCGGATTGGGCAATGTTCGACCGCGAACGGCTGGGGCGGGCATATCTCGATGCATTGGTGAGTTTGGCGGACCTGTACTTGAAGCACGCCCAGCCGGAAGCGTCCATTTCCATCTGCCAGCGTGCCATTGAATATGATGCTGGCTGTGAAGACGCCTACCAGATCGCTATGCAAGCCTACAACCGGCTGGGAGATGGTGCATCCGTAACCCGCATGTATCAAGCCTGCCGGGACGCACTGAATTCGTTGTTTAGCATTCCTCCTTCGAGAGAGACGGAAGAACTTTATCGCCGTTTGGGGAAATAACCCGCTCGGTCGGTTCATGGGATCAGCCTGGCGGGCTGATTTTTTATTTTTTGAAGCCTATTTTGAAGCCTGGGGGCGGGTATCCTACACACATCTTACTAAATTTGACCAGTAAAAAAGGATAAAAAATCATGAAAAACACCCTCAATCTCCTCGTTTCATCCACCCTGAAGATCAACCGCCAGCACATCCAACTCCTGTTCGTCGTCCTCACCCTTGCCATGCTGGTGCTTGGTGTCGGCGCTCCAGATGATGGCGGCGGGAATACCATTCGGTGATCCTTTTGGCTGCTGTTGCCGGCGGTTTACTGGCTGGCATTGGCTGGGCGCGCTGGCGGGGAACCTCCTACCAGCCGCCTGCCTTACGGCACACTTGGCTGGTTTTTATCGCCTTTTTACCTCAATTTGCCATTGTTTATCTTCCGGAAGTCCGCGGACAAATCTCGGACGGATGGGCGGGGGCGCTCCTGACCGCCTCCCAACTCCTGTTGCTGGGGTTCGCGTGGCTCAATCGGAAACTGCCCGGGATGATGATTCTGCTCGTTGGAGCGGCACTCAACTTCACAGTTATGGCGGCGAACGGCGGATTCATGCCCATCAGCCCGCAGACAGCCAGCCGCCTCGTCCCGCCGGAGATTTTGCAGGAGATTCCGCCCGGCAGCCGTTTTGGGTCAAAAGATATTCTCCTGCATCCGGAAGCGACCCGTTTCGAGTGGCTGGCGGATCGTTTTCTTCCTCCAAGTTGGTCCCCCTATCAAGTGGCATTTAGCCTGGGTGATGTTTTTATCGCTGCTGGTGTCTTTATTTTGCTTGCCGTTCAAAAACAACATTAATCGTATTCAAAGAAAAAAAGGATGATTAATATGTTCTCTCCAATTACTGCCTATCAACCATCGCTGCAAGTGAACGTCAGACCGGTTGCAACCTCGAACGGGTTGAGCCGCATCTTTGCCGCCGCGGTGGTCAGCCGTCAGTTTTGCCAGATGCTTCTGCATGATCCGCAGCACGCTTTGCAGACAGGGTATCTGGGCGAAACGTTCAAACTAAGCGATGAGGAACGGGATTTGCTTGTTTCCATCCGCGCCGAGTCGCTTGCCGACTTTGCGCGGCAGGTGCAAATGGCGCTTGGAAATCACAGCATTAACCTGAGAAGTTGATATTTCATGCTGACTGGTTTCAACACATCGGACCCGGCATTGGAAACCTTCTTCGCTCATGAAAAAAGGCTTGAATCCATGATACAAGCCTTTGGCATCGTCCTGCTGGTATTGGATCGGCAGGGCAAGATCTTGGATTACAAGACCGGCGGCGGTACGCAATTCAGCCCGCCTCTTTCGCGGTTCATTCCGCTGAAGTTTCAGGATTTTGCCCCCACGGATGTATTGCAGAAATACAGGGGGGCGGTGCGCGAGTTGCACGAGGGGGGCAAATTTGCCATGTTTGAGTACAGGCTCCGCCTGCCGGCAGGAGATGCGTGGTGTGAATCCTTCCTGATGCCCTTCGCGGACGGACAAAAGAACATCATGTTCGTTTGGAATGTGACCCATTACAAACGGACGTTGCTTCCGGGGCTGGCATTGGGCAGTGACAGGACGATCCAGGGCTGGTTGAGCGCCCTCCATCTGCGCGATCAGGAGACGGGCGATCATGCGCACCGTGTCACGGAGATGTCCCTGCAGTTGGCGCGCAGGCTGGGAATCTCCGAGGCGGAGTTGATCCACATCCGGCGCGGTGCGATGCTTCACGACATCGGGAAGGTCGCCATTCCGGACAGCATCCTGTTCAAGCCCGCCCCATTGACGGACGAGGAATGGGATGTGATGCGCCGCCACCCGGTCATTGCCACGGAAATCCTGTCGCCCATCTCTTATTTTGCGCCGGCAATGGGCATTCCGCGTTCGCATCATGAGAAATGGGACGGCAGCGGCTATCCGGACGGGTTGGCGGGCGAGGCAATCCCCCTTGCGGCGCGTATCTTTGCCTTTGCCGATGTGTACGATGCGCTGACGTCCGACCGCCCGTATCGCGGCGCATGGTCGCAGTCGGATGCGCTTTCCTATATTTATCAGCAGGCGGGCGCGCATTTTGACCCGTCCATTGCGCCCGTATTTATCGATATGTTTTCGGAATAGCGGCGCATCGGCGGCGGGGAGGGGAACACTGATGCGGTACGGGGACTTTTTTGGGGCGCGCGCCGGAAGGGCTGGTCCGGCGTGCAGTTTTTTTTGTTGCCATGTCATTCTTCTTACACTCCTCCAACCTCCCCATGCTATAATCCCTTCCCTGAAAGGGATTTTATGCTTAAGAACTTCGTAAAACTATTCAGTGGCGACCCCACAAAAAAGACAGTTGCACAATACGGCGCGCTGGTGGAGCAGGTCAACGCGCTGGAGGCGGAATTTACGTCCCTCAGCGATGACGCTCTGCGCGCCAAAACGGACGAATTCAAGGCGCGTGTTGCAGCGGCGCTCCCCTCTCCTGTCAGGAGAGGGGCTGGGGGGGAGGTCGAAAACGAAAAAGACCTCCGCAAAGCCGAGCAGGATGCGTTGAACGAGATCATGCCCGAAGCCTTTGCCGCCGTGCGCGAAGCCTCCAAACGGACGATCGGTCTGCGCCATTACGATGTGCAGATCATCGGCGGCGCGGCGTTGCATGACGGACAGATCGCGGAAATGCGCACAGGCGAAGGCAAGACGCTGGTCGCCACCATGCCGGTCTATCTCAATGCATTGACGGGACGCGGCGTGCACCTCATCACGGTCAACGATTATCTGGCGCGGCGTGATGCGCGTTGGATGGCTCCCATTTATCAGGCGTTGGGCTTGAGCGTCGGCGTGCTGCAAATGGCGGCAGTGACCGAGAACGGCAAGAAAGCCTTCCTCGTGGATTTCGAGCGCCAGTCACCGCATGAAGATCAGGAACACCTGCGCATGGTGGAGCGCGCCGATGCATACCTTGCGGATGTCACCTACGGAACGAATTCCGAGTTCGGCTTCGATTACCTGCGCGATAACATGGCGATGCGCCTCGAGAACCGCGTCCAACGCGGGCATTACTTTGCCATCGTCGACGAAGTGGACAACGTCCTGATTGACGAAGCGCGCACGCCGCTCATCATCTCCGGTCCTGCTTCGGGCGACCTGGAATGGTATGGGCGCATGGCACAGGTGGTCAAACAATTGAAGCCCGAAGATTACGACGTGGATGAAAAGAACCGCAGTGTGGCGTTGACCGAGATCGGCATCAGCCGCGTGGAAACCATTTTGGGATTGCAGCTTCTTGATCCGGATCGCCCCGAAGACCTGACTCCCGAACAGGCGCGCCTCACCGGTTATCTGGAACAGGCATTGCGCGCCCAATACCTCTTCCATCGCAACAAGGAGTATCTCGTACAGGCGGGAAAAGTCGTCATTGTGGATGAGTTCACGGGGCGGCTCATGCCCGGGCGCAGGTGGAGCGACGGTTTGCATCAGGCGGTGGAGGCGAAGGAAGGCGTGAAGGTTGAGCCGGAGTCGGTCACCTATGCCACCATCACTCTGCAAAATTATTTCCGTCTGTATCAGAAACTGGCGGGCATGACCGGTACTGCGCTGACCGAAGCCGAGGAGTTCAACAAGATCTACAAGCTTGAGGTCGCGCCCATCCCGCCGAACCTTGAGTATCAATCCTACGGCAAGGACGCGCCGCTGGCGGAGATCAAGGCGAAGGACGACGAAGGTTACAACTATTCGTATTTTTCAAAAGCGGGCGAAGAAGCGCCCTTGTTCTATCGCAGAAAAGATTACCCCGATATGATCTTCCGCACGGGGGAGGCAAAAATTCGCGCGATTGTGGCGGAGATCGTCCGCTACCATGCGCTCGGACGCCCAATGTTGGTGGGCACAACCTCCGTTGAATCATCGGAAGGTCTCTCGAATCGCCTCAAGGCGGAGCCCGTCCGGCGTTTGATGCAGTACCTGCTCGTCCGTGACCAGTACCTGCGCGCGAACGACCTGGAGGAGGATGGTCGCCTCATCGCGGACCTCGTGCCGTTCAACGAACCCATCGACAAACTCTCCCCCGACGCCTTGCGCAAGTTCATCGCGCCGCACGGCATGACCAGCATCAGCCTCGATGATGAGAACAACCTGCAAACCCTGCTCACCCTGTTGCGCCTGCCTGAAACCGTGAAGGAACGCTTGAAGAAGATCTTCCAAGGCGGTGTGCCGCATCAGGTCTTGAACGCCCGCAAACATACCGAAGAGTCGCAGATCATTGCGGGTGCGGGCGCGTTCGGCGCGGTGACGATCGCCACCAACATGGCGGGGCGCGGTGTGGATATCAAACTCGGCGGCGAACTGGCGGAGGAAGTCATCACGGCGGTCAACCGCGTGTTGGGCAGGGCGGGGCACAAAGACCCGTTCGACATGACCATGGAAGAACGCCGCGCGGCACTGAAGAAGATCGACCCATCCGGGTACGGAATTTACGACGCGGAAGTAAAACACTTCCTGCAATACTTCGACGACATGGAGCGCGTGAAGGAACTGGGGGGCTTGCACGTCATCGGCTCGGAGCGGCATGAAGCCCGCCGCATCGATAACCAGTTGCGCGGACGCGCCGCCCGTCAGGGCGACCCCGGTTCTTCGCGTTTTTATCTCTCGCTTCAAGATGACCTGATGCGGCTGTTCGGCGGTGAACAGGTCAGCGGCATGATGGAACGTCTCAAAGTGGACGATTCGCTCCCGTTGGAAATGCGCCTTGTCAGCAATATCATCGAAGGTTC from Anaerolineales bacterium includes:
- a CDS encoding DUF5317 domain-containing protein encodes the protein MAAVAGGLLAGIGWARWRGTSYQPPALRHTWLVFIAFLPQFAIVYLPEVRGQISDGWAGALLTASQLLLLGFAWLNRKLPGMMILLVGAALNFTVMAANGGFMPISPQTASRLVPPEILQEIPPGSRFGSKDILLHPEATRFEWLADRFLPPSWSPYQVAFSLGDVFIAAGVFILLAVQKQH
- a CDS encoding HD domain-containing phosphohydrolase, which produces MLTGFNTSDPALETFFAHEKRLESMIQAFGIVLLVLDRQGKILDYKTGGGTQFSPPLSRFIPLKFQDFAPTDVLQKYRGAVRELHEGGKFAMFEYRLRLPAGDAWCESFLMPFADGQKNIMFVWNVTHYKRTLLPGLALGSDRTIQGWLSALHLRDQETGDHAHRVTEMSLQLARRLGISEAELIHIRRGAMLHDIGKVAIPDSILFKPAPLTDEEWDVMRRHPVIATEILSPISYFAPAMGIPRSHHEKWDGSGYPDGLAGEAIPLAARIFAFADVYDALTSDRPYRGAWSQSDALSYIYQQAGAHFDPSIAPVFIDMFSE